In Rutidosis leptorrhynchoides isolate AG116_Rl617_1_P2 chromosome 2, CSIRO_AGI_Rlap_v1, whole genome shotgun sequence, one genomic interval encodes:
- the LOC139889051 gene encoding uncharacterized protein has translation MLESNKNALVSERLSSSNSHTSGTWNWVREPYGRSLNELSELNNLLSSINLSENPDTWKWNLDISGVFTTKSLSSILDNLKLEIPTSSFKTPRNKLIPQKINIFIWRVILGRILTRVELDKRNIDLDVILCPLCNSHVETIEHILYQCTTSEAIWNLILAWWNLPTTTFSSLFDTTLTDQTFTTSPLGKLIWKATKWTTIYMIWKNRNAKVFSKKDWCPATILSEIQAQTFSWISKRSKKSSIDWHQWLINPSSYTSPNIQRMGIG, from the coding sequence ATGCTTGAATCAAATAAAAATGCTTTAGTCTCGGAACGCTTATCATCTTCCAACTCGCATACCTCCGGAACTTGGAATTGGGTTAGAGAACCTTACGGTCGATCACTTAACGAATTGTCGGAACTAAACAACCTTCTTTCTTCCATTAACCTTTCGGAAAACCCCGACACTTGGAAATGGAACCTAGATATCTCTGGAGTGTTCACCACAAAATCCCTCTCATCAATTCTCGACAATCTCAAACTCGAAATACCTACCTCATCCTTCAAAACACCAAGAAATAAACTCATACCACAAAAAATCAACATATTCATCTGGAGGGTCATACTTGGTAGAATCCTGACTAGAGTTGAACTTGACAAGCGAAACATTGATCTCGATGTCATACTTTGTCCTCTTTGCAACTCACATGTTGAAACCATAGAACATATCCTATACCAATGCACTACTTCTGAAGCAATTTGGAACCTAATCCTAGCATGGTGGAACCTACCCACAACCACGTTCTCCAGCCTTTTTGATACAACATTAACAGATCAAACATTCACCACATCGCCCCTTGGTAAACTCATCTGGAAAGCGACAAAATGGACCACTATCTACATGATATGGAAGAACCGTAACGCCAAGGTCTTTAGCAAAAAAGATTGGTGCCCCGCTACTATACTTTCCGAGATCCAAGCACAAACCTTCTCATGGATATCTAAAAGATCAAAGAAATCATCAATCGATTGGCACCAATGGCTCATCAATCCATCGTCCTACACATCCCCGAACATTCAAAGAATGGGTATAGGCTAA